The Fictibacillus arsenicus genome contains a region encoding:
- a CDS encoding YajQ family cyclic di-GMP-binding protein: MAKESSFDIVSQVDLSEVDNAINIATKEITTRYDFKGSKSEITLDKSSEELVLVSDDEYKLEQLKDVVITKLIKRGVPTKNLDYSKIEQASGGTVRQRAKLVTGIDKDNAKKINTLIKNSGLKVKSQVQDDQVRVTAKSRDDLQQIIALVREANLPIDVQFINYR, translated from the coding sequence ATGGCTAAAGAAAGTTCATTTGATATTGTTTCACAAGTTGATTTATCCGAAGTAGACAACGCCATTAATATCGCAACAAAAGAAATCACAACACGCTATGATTTTAAGGGAAGCAAGAGTGAAATCACCCTTGATAAATCAAGTGAAGAATTAGTTTTAGTTTCTGATGATGAATACAAGCTCGAACAGCTGAAAGATGTAGTCATTACAAAGCTTATTAAACGCGGTGTTCCAACAAAAAACCTGGATTACAGCAAAATTGAACAAGCTTCAGGCGGAACCGTTCGCCAGCGTGCAAAGCTTGTTACTGGAATTGATAAAGATAATGCAAAGAAAATTAACACTTTAATTAAAAATTCCGGTCTAAAAGTAAAGAGCCAAGTACAAGATGATCAAGTTCGTGTAACGGCAAAAAGCAGAGACGATCTTCAGCAGATCATTGCCCTTGTAAGAGAAGCAAACTTGCCAATCGATGTGCAGTTCATTAACTACAGATAA
- a CDS encoding DUF5327 family protein, translated as MNIPVSQFAKKIEKHLAEIKQLGENSPKLREHVTAIHTLCELMMEAGDDDQLSVKEWAPSHPVQKPMSMVTAPPAKSHKKSMMDYDMEYDDDDNDDNDGNGDSIFDF; from the coding sequence ATGAATATACCAGTAAGCCAGTTTGCGAAAAAAATAGAAAAGCATCTCGCGGAGATCAAGCAATTAGGAGAAAACTCTCCTAAACTTCGGGAACATGTCACAGCCATCCATACACTGTGTGAATTAATGATGGAAGCGGGAGATGACGATCAGCTTTCAGTAAAAGAGTGGGCTCCTTCGCATCCCGTTCAAAAGCCGATGAGCATGGTAACTGCTCCGCCAGCTAAAAGCCACAAAAAATCCATGATGGACTATGACATGGAATATGATGATGACGATAACGATGATAATGATGGAAATGGAGATTCCATTTTTGATTTTTAA
- the gerQ gene encoding spore coat protein GerQ, which produces MNNFNPYYRQQNGMNGMNGMGGMMGGMAGMGVPQDMAQSQQAPGVGGGPMADMAAPGQLPLEQSYIENILRLNKGKVATVYMTFENNEKWNAKVFKGIIEAAGRDHIILSDPQTGKRYLLLMVYVNYVTFDEEINYSYPYGTQQQSGQLSQYSPR; this is translated from the coding sequence ATGAATAATTTTAATCCTTATTACCGGCAGCAAAATGGAATGAATGGTATGAATGGCATGGGTGGCATGATGGGAGGCATGGCAGGTATGGGTGTGCCGCAGGATATGGCGCAAAGCCAGCAGGCACCAGGTGTCGGTGGAGGTCCTATGGCAGATATGGCTGCACCAGGACAGCTACCGCTCGAACAGTCGTATATTGAAAACATTCTTCGTTTAAACAAAGGCAAGGTCGCAACGGTTTATATGACTTTCGAGAACAACGAAAAGTGGAATGCTAAAGTTTTTAAAGGAATCATTGAAGCTGCTGGCCGCGATCATATTATCCTAAGTGATCCGCAAACGGGCAAACGCTATTTATTATTAATGGTTTATGTAAACTACGTAACGTTTGATGAAGAGATCAATTACAGCTATCCATATGGAACACAGCAGCAATCCGGGCAGCTCTCCCAATACAGCCCGCGCTGA
- a CDS encoding NAD(P)/FAD-dependent oxidoreductase, with protein MNLHNGQLFWPSTYTDDVQYPVLEENIICDVLIVGGGMSGSLCAYTLGKETDLDVVVIDRRKPGYGSSSANTGLLQFSSDKMLHELIEQKGEQDAVYFYQLCKNALENLKNMAQNLSEDPEFREQKSLYYASTAEDASKLVREYEALKKFDFPVEYLEPQEISAHFPFSKPAALVTSGDADVNPYKFVQIMLKDAEVAGVRIFEETPLMRKTKTVHGFTCESENGTIQARHIIFATGYENDFLVQQLGADLNRSYAIATEPLPSLKTWYKEWIIWETKRPYLYMRTTKDGRIIAGGLDEDQAEAPLNDSLIEERGERIRQKIMEHFPDLSPEISHSWCATFGESHDGLPYIGEHPNRLGEYYCLGFGGNGTVYSMLGAGIIKDLITKGFHPASRLFTIARAVSL; from the coding sequence ATGAATTTACACAATGGCCAGTTGTTTTGGCCATCAACATATACAGATGACGTCCAATATCCAGTACTTGAAGAGAATATTATATGTGACGTACTGATTGTAGGCGGAGGAATGTCCGGATCGCTCTGTGCTTATACGCTAGGCAAAGAGACGGATCTCGACGTTGTCGTCATTGATAGGAGAAAACCTGGCTATGGCAGTTCATCTGCAAACACCGGACTCTTACAGTTCTCAAGTGATAAAATGCTCCACGAGCTTATTGAACAAAAAGGGGAGCAAGATGCAGTTTATTTTTATCAGCTTTGCAAAAATGCTTTAGAAAATTTAAAAAATATGGCACAAAATTTATCAGAAGATCCTGAGTTCAGAGAACAAAAAAGCCTCTATTACGCCAGCACGGCTGAAGATGCCTCAAAGCTAGTCCGTGAATACGAAGCTTTAAAGAAATTTGATTTCCCTGTAGAATATCTCGAACCTCAAGAGATTTCCGCGCATTTTCCTTTTTCAAAACCAGCTGCACTTGTAACGAGCGGTGATGCTGATGTTAACCCGTATAAATTTGTCCAGATCATGTTAAAAGATGCTGAAGTGGCTGGCGTAAGAATTTTTGAGGAAACGCCTCTTATGCGAAAAACAAAAACAGTCCATGGCTTTACATGTGAATCTGAAAATGGAACGATTCAAGCAAGGCACATCATTTTTGCAACGGGATATGAAAATGATTTTCTCGTACAGCAGCTAGGTGCTGACCTTAACCGTTCCTATGCGATTGCAACGGAACCTCTCCCATCACTTAAGACGTGGTACAAAGAATGGATAATATGGGAAACGAAGCGTCCCTATTTGTATATGCGTACAACGAAAGATGGAAGGATCATTGCAGGAGGCTTAGATGAGGATCAGGCAGAAGCACCATTAAATGACAGCTTGATTGAAGAACGCGGAGAGCGAATCAGGCAAAAGATCATGGAACACTTTCCAGATCTGTCACCCGAAATCTCACATTCTTGGTGTGCAACGTTTGGTGAATCGCATGATGGACTCCCATATATCGGTGAACACCCTAACCGCCTAGGCGAATATTATTGTTTAGGTTTTGGCGGAAATGGAACAGTGTACAGCATGCTAGGTGCTGGAATAATCAAAGATCTAATCACAAAAGGCTTTCACCCTGCATCAAGACTGTTCACAATAGCACGGGCAGTAAGCTTGTAA
- a CDS encoding beta-class carbonic anhydrase — MSILNEIITYNQKFVENKEYEPFQTTKFPDKGLVIVSCMDTRLTELMPSAMNIKNGDVKIIKSAGAVISHPFGSIMRSILVAIYALKAEEVMVIGHYDCGMSNVNADALIAQMQDRGVESSTLDTLKYSGLDLKKWVKGFDSVEESVKNSVELVRNHPLLPEGIKVHGLVIDPSTGKLDIVDADN; from the coding sequence ATGTCCATACTTAACGAAATCATAACGTACAATCAAAAATTTGTTGAAAACAAAGAATATGAACCTTTTCAAACTACTAAATTTCCAGATAAGGGGCTCGTCATCGTCTCTTGTATGGATACACGTCTTACAGAATTAATGCCCAGTGCCATGAACATTAAGAACGGAGATGTGAAAATCATTAAATCAGCTGGAGCGGTTATCTCTCATCCGTTCGGCTCCATAATGAGAAGCATACTCGTCGCAATCTATGCACTAAAAGCTGAGGAAGTAATGGTTATCGGCCACTATGATTGCGGAATGAGCAATGTAAATGCAGACGCATTGATTGCCCAAATGCAGGACCGTGGAGTGGAATCCTCCACACTCGATACCTTAAAATATTCCGGTCTTGACCTAAAAAAATGGGTGAAAGGCTTTGACAGTGTTGAGGAATCAGTGAAAAACAGTGTAGAGTTAGTAAGAAATCACCCTCTGCTGCCAGAAGGCATCAAAGTCCATGGACTCGTCATCGATCCTTCCACGGGTAAACTAGACATTGTAGATGCAGATAACTAA
- a CDS encoding alpha/beta fold hydrolase, protein MLHYKTYTHEKNHQWVIFVHGAGGSSSIWYKQLREFKQHFNILLVDLRGHGKSQSEKFLLKKYSFKEVSLDVLEVMDHLKIQKAHFVGISLGTILIQTIAELKPERVASMTLGGAVTKMNFRSQFLIAMGNLCKSFIPYMWLYSLFAWVIMPKKRHEASRSLFIGEAKKLCQKEFKRWFKLTLKINPFLQKLTKKEMPIPTLYIMGEEDYMFLPPIQAFIDKKKHSKLLTIRDCGHVCNVDQPDIFNKKSIDFIKKQIAAAPTAS, encoded by the coding sequence GTGCTTCATTACAAAACTTATACACACGAAAAAAATCATCAATGGGTGATTTTTGTCCATGGAGCAGGGGGCAGTTCATCCATTTGGTATAAACAGTTAAGAGAATTCAAACAACACTTTAATATTTTGCTTGTTGATCTAAGAGGTCACGGCAAATCTCAATCTGAGAAATTTTTATTAAAAAAATATTCTTTTAAAGAAGTAAGTCTTGATGTGCTTGAAGTTATGGATCATTTGAAGATCCAAAAAGCGCATTTTGTTGGTATTTCACTTGGTACGATTCTTATTCAGACAATAGCTGAGTTGAAACCGGAACGGGTAGCGTCTATGACACTTGGCGGAGCTGTAACGAAAATGAATTTCCGTTCACAGTTTTTGATTGCAATGGGGAATTTATGCAAATCTTTTATTCCTTACATGTGGCTTTACAGCTTATTTGCATGGGTAATCATGCCAAAGAAAAGACACGAAGCATCGCGTTCGCTGTTTATAGGTGAAGCGAAAAAGCTTTGTCAGAAAGAATTTAAGCGCTGGTTCAAGCTAACGCTAAAAATTAATCCGTTTTTGCAAAAGTTAACGAAAAAAGAAATGCCAATTCCTACGCTTTACATCATGGGCGAGGAAGATTATATGTTTTTGCCGCCGATTCAGGCATTTATCGATAAAAAGAAACATTCAAAGCTATTGACGATTAGAGATTGTGGACATGTCTGCAACGTCGATCAACCTGACATCTTTAATAAGAAGTCGATCGATTTTATCAAAAAACAAATTGCAGCAGCACCGACTGCTTCATAA
- a CDS encoding DUF423 domain-containing protein, protein MKLFLILGAVNAMLAVMLGAFGAHALEAKLTERNMLDVYQTGVQYHMYHALALVAVGILLGKWPASALLNGAGWSFFIGILLFSGSLYALSNTGMKFFGPITPLGGVAFIVGWILLIISVVKA, encoded by the coding sequence ATGAAGCTTTTTCTTATATTAGGAGCGGTTAATGCCATGCTTGCGGTTATGCTTGGAGCTTTTGGCGCACATGCCCTGGAAGCAAAATTAACAGAACGCAACATGCTGGACGTGTATCAGACAGGTGTTCAATACCATATGTATCATGCTTTGGCGTTAGTTGCTGTTGGTATTCTGCTTGGTAAATGGCCAGCGTCTGCTTTATTGAATGGAGCGGGGTGGTCATTCTTCATCGGAATCCTGTTGTTCTCAGGCAGTTTATATGCCCTTTCGAACACAGGCATGAAGTTTTTCGGGCCGATTACGCCTCTTGGAGGAGTAGCATTTATCGTTGGCTGGATCTTACTGATCATTTCGGTTGTAAAAGCATAA
- a CDS encoding lipoate--protein ligase family protein translates to MTNHLLEQPAWRLIDQSTLGPGFDARQSFATDDTLCTSIGSGNSPATARTWVHHNTIVLGIQDTRLPYLKDGIDYLEAGGYRVIVRNSGGLAVVLDEGVLNISLILPEKEGTIDINQGYDTMTALVEQLLEPYGASFEAYEIVGSYCPGSYDLSIGGKKFAGISQRRMRGGVAVQIYLCVDGSGSERAALIGEFYKRGLRGKTTKFQYPEIKPDVMASLAELLGRPLTVADIHARLLNVLHKNSELFYSGQLSSEESELLPGNIQRMWDRNEKALSL, encoded by the coding sequence ATGACGAATCATCTGTTAGAACAGCCTGCTTGGCGGCTGATCGACCAGTCAACGCTCGGACCGGGATTTGATGCGAGGCAGTCTTTTGCGACCGACGATACACTATGCACATCGATCGGAAGCGGAAACTCGCCTGCCACGGCACGCACGTGGGTCCACCACAATACGATCGTCCTCGGCATTCAGGATACACGGCTTCCCTATCTAAAGGACGGGATCGATTACTTGGAGGCTGGCGGTTATCGGGTGATCGTACGGAATTCCGGCGGTCTTGCCGTTGTACTGGATGAAGGCGTATTGAACATTTCACTCATTCTCCCTGAAAAAGAAGGGACGATCGACATCAACCAAGGCTATGACACGATGACCGCATTAGTGGAGCAGCTCCTTGAACCTTACGGGGCGTCTTTTGAAGCCTATGAGATCGTTGGTTCTTATTGCCCGGGAAGCTATGATTTAAGCATCGGCGGAAAAAAATTCGCAGGCATTTCTCAGCGGCGTATGCGCGGCGGTGTTGCGGTGCAGATCTACCTTTGCGTGGATGGCAGCGGTTCTGAACGTGCGGCATTGATTGGCGAGTTTTACAAGCGGGGCTTAAGAGGCAAAACGACCAAGTTTCAATACCCTGAGATCAAGCCTGATGTTATGGCGAGTTTGGCCGAGCTGCTCGGCCGTCCCCTTACTGTTGCAGATATCCACGCCCGTCTATTGAATGTGCTGCACAAAAACAGCGAGCTCTTTTACAGCGGCCAGCTATCATCGGAAGAAAGCGAGCTGCTTCCAGGAAACATACAGAGAATGTGGGATCGAAATGAGAAGGCACTGTCACTTTAG
- a CDS encoding cell wall hydrolase, with protein MAVIKANSKDIDLLARLIRAEAEGEGDQGMLLVGNTGVNRIRGNCLDFKNIRTMQQMVFQRPGGFEATIKGYFYQGARENERRLARRVINGQRFHPAKNSLWFFDPSGACPPTWYNQPHSGSFKAHCFYQPKQSDCPNVFNTF; from the coding sequence TTGGCTGTCATTAAAGCAAACAGTAAAGATATTGACTTGCTTGCACGTTTAATACGTGCTGAGGCTGAAGGTGAAGGCGATCAGGGCATGCTGCTTGTGGGTAACACTGGGGTTAATCGAATTCGTGGCAATTGTCTTGATTTTAAAAATATCCGTACAATGCAGCAAATGGTGTTCCAACGACCAGGAGGATTCGAAGCAACGATCAAAGGATATTTCTATCAAGGTGCTCGCGAGAACGAAAGAAGGCTGGCAAGAAGAGTTATAAATGGTCAGCGTTTTCATCCTGCTAAAAACTCATTATGGTTTTTTGATCCAAGTGGTGCCTGTCCGCCTACTTGGTATAATCAGCCGCATTCTGGAAGCTTTAAGGCTCACTGCTTTTATCAGCCGAAACAAAGTGATTGTCCAAATGTGTTTAACACCTTTTAG
- a CDS encoding class I SAM-dependent methyltransferase, translating into MDQERRLKNGQAWSNSSYQAWVNRFGAPEKAVSRILKNPKRRLQPLDQYVGDVSGKKIVNLLGSHGSKAVALSLLGADATVIDISESNAAYARELAEAADVNIRYVVEDILNLPASELTGDYDMAFMENGILHYFTDLNAYFAVVAGLLKKGGKLILQDFHPVSTKLIESQGKSQAVRKHKVTGDYFSEELVTMDVAYSKFLPELQYATSEERAPFQVQIRQWTLGEIITAIGSQGLWIKQLVEEPHPDELDRGIPKSFIIVAEKL; encoded by the coding sequence ATGGATCAAGAACGAAGATTAAAAAATGGACAGGCATGGAGCAACAGTTCTTATCAGGCTTGGGTCAACCGTTTTGGCGCGCCTGAAAAAGCGGTATCCCGCATATTGAAAAATCCAAAAAGACGGCTTCAGCCACTCGATCAGTATGTTGGGGATGTGTCTGGCAAAAAGATCGTAAACCTTTTAGGATCACACGGCAGTAAAGCTGTCGCATTGTCTTTGCTTGGAGCTGACGCTACAGTTATCGATATTTCAGAATCGAACGCTGCATACGCACGCGAACTGGCTGAAGCTGCTGACGTTAACATCCGCTATGTTGTTGAAGACATTTTAAACCTGCCAGCATCAGAACTGACAGGTGATTATGATATGGCCTTCATGGAAAACGGCATTCTGCATTATTTCACCGACTTGAACGCTTACTTTGCGGTAGTCGCTGGCTTGTTAAAAAAAGGCGGAAAACTGATTCTGCAAGACTTCCATCCTGTTTCTACAAAACTGATAGAATCTCAAGGAAAAAGTCAGGCCGTAAGAAAGCACAAAGTCACTGGTGATTATTTTAGCGAAGAGCTTGTAACGATGGATGTCGCTTACTCCAAATTCCTGCCAGAATTGCAATATGCAACTTCTGAAGAACGAGCTCCGTTCCAAGTTCAAATCCGCCAATGGACGCTTGGAGAGATCATTACGGCAATCGGCAGCCAGGGTCTTTGGATCAAACAGCTCGTTGAAGAACCGCATCCAGACGAACTTGACCGCGGCATTCCAAAATCCTTTATTATCGTTGCGGAGAAACTGTAA
- the pta gene encoding phosphate acetyltransferase has translation MSDLFIDLKNKVQAANPVIVFPEGTDERILEAVSRLASEKVLQPILVGNQAEVSAKAEAGGFSLDGVEVLNPSEYPEFDALVDALVERRKGKTTEEQARKILLDENYFGTMLVYTGKAQGLVSGAAHSTADTVRPALQIIKTKEGVKKTSGAFIMVRGDEKYVFADCAINIAPSSQDLAESAVVSAETARVFGIDPKVALLSFSTKGSAVSPETEKVVEALEVLKGMDPNFTYDGELQFDAAFVPSVARKKAPNSPLKGEANVFIFPSLETGNIGYKMVQRLGGFEAIGPILQGLNMPVNDLSRGCNAEDVYKLALITAMQSLDVK, from the coding sequence ATGAGCGATCTTTTTATAGATTTAAAAAACAAAGTACAAGCAGCGAATCCGGTTATCGTTTTTCCTGAAGGTACGGATGAAAGAATTCTAGAAGCAGTAAGTCGTCTAGCTTCTGAAAAAGTTTTGCAGCCTATTTTGGTAGGAAACCAAGCGGAGGTTTCTGCAAAAGCAGAAGCGGGTGGATTTTCACTTGATGGAGTAGAAGTTCTTAACCCATCAGAATATCCAGAGTTTGATGCATTAGTTGATGCATTGGTAGAACGCCGTAAAGGAAAAACAACAGAAGAGCAGGCACGCAAGATTTTACTGGATGAAAATTATTTTGGCACGATGCTCGTTTACACTGGAAAGGCTCAAGGACTTGTAAGCGGAGCGGCTCATTCTACGGCTGACACGGTTCGTCCGGCTCTTCAAATCATTAAAACAAAAGAAGGCGTTAAGAAAACGTCTGGTGCGTTCATCATGGTTCGCGGCGACGAGAAGTATGTATTCGCAGACTGCGCGATTAACATTGCACCGTCCAGCCAGGATTTAGCTGAATCTGCAGTGGTTTCTGCTGAAACTGCTCGCGTTTTCGGCATCGACCCGAAAGTAGCTTTACTTTCTTTTTCAACAAAAGGATCTGCTGTTTCGCCTGAGACTGAAAAAGTAGTGGAAGCATTAGAAGTTCTTAAGGGGATGGACCCGAACTTTACGTATGATGGAGAGCTTCAATTCGATGCAGCATTCGTACCGTCGGTTGCAAGGAAAAAAGCGCCGAATTCACCATTAAAAGGGGAAGCGAACGTATTTATCTTCCCAAGCCTTGAAACAGGGAACATCGGCTACAAGATGGTTCAGCGTTTAGGCGGATTTGAAGCGATCGGACCTATCTTACAGGGCTTGAACATGCCTGTAAACGATCTATCCCGCGGCTGTAATGCAGAAGACGTTTATAAACTAGCTTTGATCACAGCGATGCAATCACTAGACGTTAAATAA
- a CDS encoding sporulation protein yields MSFVNRMLASVGIGAAKVDTILDKDTYSPGETITGTIKIEGGKVDQNIDHITLYVMTEFYREVDDKKVRDTAAIENSRVGTSLVVKAGSSQEIPFSLKLPYDTPYTLGHTPVWIKTGLDIQMAVDPTDNDQIRVHPDAETSAIFDAIEQLGFRLRKAYCGSAPRYMRRRLPFLQEFEYVPTSGAYAGKLDELEVILVPQSDSIELLMEIDKRGKGLFGMLEEAMDLDETKVRMTLTRAELQNPSNVKAKIEYTLRQFS; encoded by the coding sequence ATGTCTTTTGTTAACCGTATGTTAGCTAGTGTAGGAATTGGAGCAGCAAAGGTAGACACGATTTTAGATAAGGATACTTACTCACCAGGCGAAACCATTACAGGTACGATTAAAATAGAAGGCGGAAAAGTGGATCAGAACATTGACCACATCACCCTTTACGTGATGACAGAATTTTATCGTGAAGTCGATGATAAAAAAGTACGTGATACAGCAGCGATTGAAAACTCTAGGGTTGGCACAAGTCTTGTTGTAAAAGCAGGAAGTTCCCAAGAGATTCCTTTCTCACTTAAACTTCCATATGATACGCCTTATACACTCGGACACACCCCTGTTTGGATCAAGACTGGTCTGGATATTCAGATGGCAGTTGATCCAACAGACAACGATCAGATTCGTGTACACCCAGATGCAGAAACATCTGCCATTTTTGATGCGATCGAACAGCTTGGATTCAGGCTTCGCAAAGCATATTGCGGATCTGCTCCGCGCTATATGCGCCGCAGACTTCCTTTCCTGCAAGAATTCGAGTACGTACCAACTTCAGGTGCTTATGCAGGGAAACTTGATGAACTGGAAGTCATATTAGTTCCGCAAAGCGACAGCATCGAGCTTTTAATGGAGATCGACAAACGCGGAAAAGGATTGTTCGGCATGCTGGAAGAAGCGATGGACCTTGATGAAACGAAGGTGCGCATGACCCTTACACGTGCTGAGCTGCAAAATCCATCTAACGTAAAAGCCAAGATCGAGTACACTCTCCGTCAATTCAGCTAA
- a CDS encoding four-helix bundle copper-binding protein has product MHQTYQECIDECLRCMQACNHCYVACLQERDVKMMANCIRLDRECSDICSFAAEMMARNSPFINEICELCAKVCEACGKECEQHDHQHCQECAKACFRCAEVCRKMVS; this is encoded by the coding sequence ATGCACCAAACTTATCAAGAATGTATCGATGAATGCCTGCGCTGCATGCAGGCGTGTAACCATTGCTATGTCGCTTGTTTGCAAGAAAGAGACGTTAAGATGATGGCGAATTGTATCAGGCTCGACCGTGAATGCTCGGATATTTGCAGCTTTGCCGCAGAGATGATGGCACGAAACAGCCCATTCATCAACGAGATCTGTGAACTATGCGCTAAAGTATGTGAAGCTTGCGGTAAAGAATGTGAACAGCACGATCACCAGCACTGTCAGGAGTGTGCGAAAGCCTGCTTCAGATGTGCAGAAGTTTGCAGAAAAATGGTCTCATAA
- a CDS encoding YvrJ family protein — MTQANDWLNLVNLLGNVGFPIVIAGYLLFQFEKRIQSLEGIIKELHSELVEKEELERKIDQYVRMLDTERQTKQR; from the coding sequence ATGACTCAAGCAAATGATTGGCTTAACTTAGTAAATCTCCTCGGTAATGTAGGGTTTCCTATCGTGATTGCAGGATACCTGCTCTTTCAATTCGAAAAGCGGATTCAGAGTCTAGAGGGAATTATTAAAGAACTGCATTCAGAGTTAGTTGAAAAAGAGGAGCTGGAACGAAAGATCGATCAATACGTCCGAATGCTGGACACCGAACGCCAAACCAAACAACGTTAG
- the hemQ gene encoding hydrogen peroxide-dependent heme synthase, whose translation MSEAAITLEGWYCLHDFRTMDWASWKTLSSDQREYAINEFLTFLEKWENVEANKTGSHALYSIMGQKADFMMMLLRPTMEELNEIENAFNKTAFAQYTIKAYSYVSVVELSTYNPQNESGEMDPMIKARLFPELPKWKHVCFYPMDKRRDGDDNWYMLSMEDRKKMMYSHGMIGRGYAGKVKQIITGSVGFDDWEWGVTLFSNDMLQFKKLVYEMRFDEVSARFGEFGSFYVGNILTKEAVPAFLQV comes from the coding sequence ATGAGTGAAGCAGCGATTACACTAGAAGGCTGGTATTGTCTTCATGATTTCCGTACGATGGATTGGGCCTCTTGGAAAACACTTTCGAGTGACCAGCGCGAATACGCGATTAATGAATTTCTTACGTTTCTTGAAAAGTGGGAGAACGTAGAAGCAAATAAAACAGGCAGCCATGCCCTTTACAGCATCATGGGCCAAAAAGCTGATTTTATGATGATGCTTCTTCGCCCAACAATGGAAGAATTGAACGAGATCGAGAACGCATTTAATAAAACAGCTTTTGCTCAATATACGATTAAAGCTTATTCTTACGTTTCAGTTGTAGAGCTAAGCACATACAATCCGCAAAACGAGAGCGGCGAGATGGATCCCATGATCAAAGCCCGCCTGTTCCCAGAACTTCCTAAGTGGAAGCATGTTTGCTTCTATCCGATGGACAAGCGCCGTGATGGTGACGACAACTGGTACATGCTTTCTATGGAAGATCGCAAAAAGATGATGTACTCCCACGGTATGATCGGCCGCGGATATGCAGGAAAAGTAAAGCAGATCATCACTGGATCTGTCGGTTTTGACGATTGGGAATGGGGCGTGACGCTGTTCTCAAACGACATGCTTCAATTTAAAAAATTAGTATACGAAATGCGCTTTGACGAAGTAAGCGCACGCTTCGGCGAATTCGGATCTTTCTATGTCGGAAACATCCTTACAAAAGAAGCTGTGCCTGCTTTCTTGCAAGTGTAA
- a CDS encoding general stress protein yields the protein MVKPIVHEFNSQQELIAAASDLKAKGIHEDNLYVLSHEKGDTRDLADNADVNTIGLKEEGLGTALSNVFESRGDELRKKMTEMGLSDVEADQYEKRLDMGKILLIVKDEDKVTNLP from the coding sequence ATGGTTAAACCAATTGTACATGAATTTAACTCACAACAAGAATTAATTGCTGCTGCAAGTGATTTGAAAGCAAAAGGTATTCATGAAGACAATCTCTATGTCCTGTCACACGAAAAAGGCGACACCCGTGATCTAGCAGATAATGCGGATGTTAATACAATCGGATTAAAAGAAGAAGGTTTAGGCACAGCGCTCAGCAACGTATTTGAGTCCAGAGGCGATGAGCTGCGCAAGAAGATGACTGAAATGGGGTTATCTGACGTAGAGGCAGATCAATATGAGAAGAGACTCGACATGGGTAAAATCTTACTCATTGTAAAAGATGAAGATAAAGTAACGAACTTGCCATAA